A window of Lacibacter sediminis contains these coding sequences:
- a CDS encoding MBL fold metallo-hydrolase has translation MKVTITHIDTACVLININGFKILTDPTLDKKDGFFPQYVSRPLAFSKKYIDPALTVDEIGKVDLVLLSHDHHSDNLDKRGRAFIQTVPLVLSTKDAQRRLKNKNTIGLHDWQEYHIETEKVKQLKITAIPAQHTNIKRLNKVMGKVLGFTIEWEGQSNGCMYISGDTVLFEGIDELAKRKKVDIAILHLGAGAFPYLKKNLRVTMNGAEAIETAKLLHPNLIIPIHYKGWWHFKQPVKSLKNEITASGLHEKFLWLESGVETALAE, from the coding sequence ATGAAGGTTACCATTACACATATTGATACTGCCTGTGTATTAATCAATATCAATGGATTTAAAATTTTAACCGATCCTACGTTAGATAAAAAAGATGGATTCTTCCCGCAATATGTCAGCCGCCCGTTGGCATTTTCAAAAAAATATATTGATCCTGCTTTGACTGTTGATGAGATCGGGAAAGTTGATTTGGTTTTATTAAGTCACGATCATCATAGCGACAACCTGGATAAGCGTGGCAGGGCTTTTATTCAAACTGTTCCACTGGTACTTTCTACAAAAGATGCGCAGCGTCGGTTAAAAAATAAGAACACGATCGGTCTCCACGATTGGCAGGAATATCACATTGAAACGGAGAAGGTAAAACAACTGAAAATAACGGCGATACCTGCGCAGCATACAAATATCAAACGACTGAATAAAGTGATGGGTAAGGTGTTGGGTTTTACAATCGAATGGGAGGGGCAATCAAATGGCTGTATGTATATTTCCGGCGATACGGTTCTCTTCGAAGGGATTGATGAATTAGCAAAAAGAAAAAAAGTAGATATCGCTATTTTACATTTAGGCGCCGGAGCTTTTCCGTATTTAAAAAAGAATTTACGGGTTACAATGAATGGAGCAGAGGCAATTGAAACGGCTAAGCTTTTACATCCCAATCTTATTATTCCCATTCATTACAAAGGATGGTGGCATTTTAAGCAACCTGTTAAGTCGTTGAAAAATGAAATCACAGCATCAGGTCTGCATGAAAAATTCTTATGGCTTGAAAGTGGGGTTGAAACAGCATTGGCTGAATAG
- a CDS encoding GDSL-type esterase/lipase family protein, with the protein MKKACTGLFFLLFSIGIFAQSSQPSARKMKRLFPKKENTSSYHNNWTKNYYPKRIEEFAKDPLTFNEIVFIGNSITEGGKDWSSRFGIAHIRNRGISGDVTDGVLKRLDEIIYFKPKAVFILIGINDLFSLHHTEDNRTLVYDKFVPSAEYIATNILKIAKRIHRKSPTTKIYVRTLLPTRRPFLKDDIILINERIKKNRAKGYYQVIDLYTHFADASGELMQELTKDGVHLNDQGYERWVEFEKAIIEGL; encoded by the coding sequence ATGAAAAAAGCGTGTACAGGTTTATTTTTCCTCCTCTTCAGCATCGGCATTTTTGCACAATCGTCACAACCTTCGGCCCGGAAGATGAAGCGATTATTTCCGAAGAAGGAAAACACATCTTCCTATCACAACAACTGGACAAAAAATTATTATCCAAAACGAATCGAAGAGTTTGCAAAGGACCCCTTGACGTTTAATGAAATTGTATTTATCGGTAACAGTATTACAGAAGGCGGAAAAGACTGGAGCAGCCGGTTCGGAATTGCTCATATCCGTAACAGGGGAATTTCTGGCGATGTTACGGATGGCGTACTCAAACGTTTGGATGAAATTATTTACTTCAAACCAAAAGCTGTTTTTATTTTAATTGGAATTAATGATCTGTTCAGTCTTCATCATACTGAAGATAACCGTACGCTTGTGTATGATAAATTTGTTCCATCAGCTGAGTATATTGCAACCAACATCCTGAAAATTGCAAAGCGGATTCACCGTAAATCGCCCACTACAAAGATCTATGTGCGCACACTGCTTCCAACAAGAAGGCCTTTTTTGAAAGACGATATTATTTTGATCAACGAACGCATTAAAAAAAACAGGGCGAAAGGCTATTACCAGGTGATTGATCTGTACACTCATTTTGCAGACGCATCCGGCGAATTGATGCAGGAACTAACAAAGGACGGCGTTCATTTAAATGACCAGGGTTATGAGCGATGGGTGGAATTTGAGAAAGCCATTATTGAAGGTTTGTGA
- a CDS encoding C1 family peptidase: protein MKNRKDNVVPDKIDIRDRMYQPAVTTAPRKEFIQQIQLPVLHQKETSACTGFALATVVNYLARKIDYEQNKNFAASPFMLYSMARRYDEFPGYLKDEGSSLRGAIKGWHKHGACENRFWKTLEMPKPDIKGEEGDWWLNSVNYPLGAYYRVEPKSIEDMHCAINDLGILYASAVCHAGWDHPKKSTHHPYMEIPKTKVKESDGGHAFVIIGYNQTGFIIQNSWGKGWGTDGYAVLTYEDWQVNAMDCWVAQMGVTTDLHLAIAGSATLRLDKNNKVAIAADSILKKRELDPFIIDMENNGRLSNSGEYRTTEMDIEALVTQHAGIARERWGLKNKAMDVAIYAHGGLVGEKSAADSYAVWCKKLYDAQIFPIMLMWETDILSTINNIIKDTLLDQEPRTTGGFIDRIINWKDERLERLAAPIGSKVWKEMKENAKAISYEKNSGGQLLYKYATSAKSELKSHINIHLIGHSAGSIVHSHLVEKLVSLGWSFKTIHFMAPAVTNELFDVTILKALQNKKVSNYYQYHLSDDVELKDNCSIYSKSLLYLVSNSFEPGRKTPILGMQKFFEKQSNYQLANIKSYHSPGVYSKSTSHGGFDNDVASIDTIIKNIKK from the coding sequence ATGAAAAACAGGAAAGACAATGTTGTTCCGGATAAAATTGATATCCGTGACAGGATGTATCAACCCGCTGTTACAACGGCTCCCCGCAAAGAATTTATTCAGCAAATACAATTGCCGGTATTGCATCAAAAAGAAACCAGCGCCTGCACCGGCTTTGCATTGGCAACCGTGGTGAATTATCTCGCACGCAAGATCGATTATGAACAGAATAAAAACTTTGCCGCATCACCCTTTATGCTGTATTCTATGGCCCGCCGTTACGATGAATTTCCGGGCTATCTGAAAGATGAAGGTTCCAGTTTAAGAGGTGCCATCAAAGGCTGGCATAAACATGGTGCCTGCGAAAACCGTTTCTGGAAAACACTTGAAATGCCTAAGCCCGATATTAAAGGGGAAGAAGGCGACTGGTGGCTCAATTCCGTGAACTATCCGTTAGGTGCGTATTACAGAGTGGAACCGAAAAGTATTGAAGACATGCATTGTGCCATCAACGACCTGGGTATTTTATATGCAAGCGCCGTTTGTCATGCGGGTTGGGATCATCCGAAAAAATCAACGCATCATCCGTACATGGAGATTCCAAAAACAAAAGTAAAGGAGAGTGATGGGGGACATGCCTTTGTGATCATAGGTTATAATCAAACAGGTTTTATTATTCAGAATTCATGGGGCAAGGGTTGGGGTACCGATGGTTATGCCGTGTTAACGTATGAAGACTGGCAAGTGAATGCCATGGATTGCTGGGTAGCGCAGATGGGTGTTACCACCGATCTTCATTTGGCCATTGCCGGATCAGCTACACTGCGGCTTGATAAAAATAATAAAGTGGCGATTGCTGCTGATTCTATTCTCAAGAAAAGGGAACTCGATCCGTTTATCATTGACATGGAAAACAATGGCCGCTTGAGTAACTCAGGAGAATACCGCACTACCGAAATGGATATTGAAGCATTGGTAACACAACACGCAGGCATTGCAAGAGAACGATGGGGATTAAAAAACAAAGCGATGGATGTTGCTATTTACGCACATGGTGGTTTGGTGGGTGAAAAATCGGCAGCGGATAGCTATGCCGTTTGGTGTAAAAAATTATATGATGCACAGATCTTTCCCATTATGCTGATGTGGGAAACGGATATTTTAAGCACCATCAACAATATAATCAAAGATACTTTGCTCGATCAGGAACCACGAACCACAGGTGGTTTCATTGACAGGATCATCAATTGGAAAGATGAACGGCTTGAACGGTTGGCAGCACCTATTGGCAGTAAAGTATGGAAGGAGATGAAGGAAAATGCAAAGGCCATCAGCTATGAAAAAAACAGCGGCGGACAGTTGCTCTATAAATATGCAACATCAGCCAAAAGTGAATTAAAGAGTCATATCAATATTCATCTCATCGGGCACTCGGCAGGTAGTATTGTGCACAGTCATTTGGTAGAGAAATTAGTGAGCCTTGGCTGGTCGTTTAAAACGATTCATTTTATGGCCCCGGCAGTAACGAATGAATTGTTTGATGTGACTATTCTCAAAGCGCTTCAAAATAAAAAAGTAAGCAACTATTATCAGTATCATTTGAGTGATGATGTTGAACTGAAAGATAATTGCTCCATCTATTCCAAATCATTGCTCTACCTTGTTTCCAACTCCTTTGAGCCGGGAAGAAAAACGCCCATCTTAGGTATGCAGAAGTTTTTTGAAAAACAAAGCAATTATCAGTTGGCGAATATAAAATCGTATCACAGTCCGGGAGTGTACAGCAAAAGCACATCGCATGGCGGATTTGACAATGATGTTGCTTCTATTGATACGATCATTAAGAATATTAAAAAGTAG
- a CDS encoding YdeI/OmpD-associated family protein, with product MKMARAYTIQKFGTGYMHYIELGSEDVQRLTADGNKRVVCKMNNKLEIHAAIMKTKEGMYYVMIAAKYLKQLNLTINSKVTVAIEIDKTALQFNVPEEFAEVMATDSKAKEVFDHLTAGNKRGLIALVNMVKSSDKKIERALLIAEKLKAGITSPQKIMARKP from the coding sequence ATGAAAATGGCCAGAGCTTATACAATTCAGAAGTTTGGAACCGGTTATATGCATTATATTGAGTTAGGCAGTGAGGATGTTCAGCGACTGACAGCCGACGGGAATAAACGAGTTGTTTGCAAGATGAATAATAAGCTGGAAATACATGCTGCTATTATGAAAACAAAGGAAGGAATGTATTACGTGATGATTGCTGCAAAGTATTTAAAGCAATTGAACTTAACGATCAACAGTAAAGTAACAGTGGCTATTGAAATTGACAAGACAGCATTACAGTTCAACGTTCCTGAAGAATTTGCAGAAGTAATGGCAACCGATAGCAAGGCAAAAGAAGTGTTTGACCACTTGACCGCCGGAAATAAACGAGGATTGATTGCCTTAGTGAACATGGTAAAATCAAGTGATAAAAAAATTGAGCGTGCATTATTGATAGCTGAAAAATTAAAAGCAGGTATTACATCTCCTCAAAAAATAATGGCAAGAAAACCCTGA
- a CDS encoding Crp/Fnr family transcriptional regulator: protein MKSLITYFSKKGFSENDLSAFLSCIRTRTFTADELILSKGQVENYLSFIDTGTIRYYAAVKDKEITFDFAFKNSFYCAYDSFYNRTKTEVYIQALTNCQLYSISYDDLQHLYQTCETAKKLGQISTEYLLDKKVKRELNLLTKTPRERYEKLLAEQPAYIQQIPLKYLASYIGVVPETLSRIRKRIS, encoded by the coding sequence GTGAAATCACTCATTACATATTTTTCAAAGAAAGGCTTTTCAGAAAATGATTTGTCTGCATTTTTAAGTTGTATAAGAACACGAACATTTACTGCAGATGAATTGATATTATCGAAAGGACAAGTAGAGAACTATCTCTCGTTTATTGATACCGGCACTATCCGGTATTATGCAGCCGTAAAAGACAAAGAGATTACATTTGATTTTGCTTTTAAGAATTCTTTTTATTGTGCTTATGATTCGTTTTACAACAGAACGAAAACAGAAGTATATATCCAGGCATTAACGAATTGTCAATTGTATTCTATATCGTACGACGATCTGCAGCATCTTTATCAAACCTGTGAAACGGCCAAAAAACTTGGTCAGATCTCAACTGAATATCTGTTAGACAAGAAAGTAAAAAGAGAATTAAACCTCTTGACAAAAACGCCCCGTGAACGATATGAAAAATTACTGGCAGAACAGCCGGCATATATTCAGCAGATTCCCTTGAAATATCTTGCATCCTATATCGGTGTTGTACCCGAAACGTTAAGCCGCATCAGGAAACGCATTTCTTGA
- the pnuC gene encoding nicotinamide riboside transporter PnuC, translating into MNVHEWAQQFAVQLKAVPLLEWIGVGFGVAEVLLARANKIALYPCGIIAVIISTYIFFNAGLYAESALNLYYFIMSVYGWWFWLKRKHHAAPAISRSTKQDWTITIVIVVTAFVLLYTVLINFTDSTVPLADAWVSATAWAGMWLLAKRKIENWILLNISNAFAIPLLLYKELPLYAALTLFLFVIAIFGYIDWNKTLKQQTHAPAVE; encoded by the coding sequence ATGAATGTTCACGAATGGGCGCAGCAATTTGCAGTGCAACTGAAAGCAGTTCCCTTACTCGAATGGATCGGTGTTGGTTTTGGCGTAGCCGAAGTATTACTGGCAAGGGCCAATAAAATTGCATTGTATCCCTGCGGTATTATTGCCGTTATCATTTCAACGTATATCTTTTTCAATGCAGGATTGTATGCAGAAAGTGCATTGAATCTCTACTACTTCATCATGAGCGTGTATGGCTGGTGGTTTTGGTTAAAACGAAAACATCATGCAGCACCTGCAATCAGCAGAAGTACAAAGCAAGACTGGACAATTACAATTGTAATTGTTGTTACAGCATTTGTGTTGTTGTACACCGTGCTTATAAACTTTACTGATTCTACTGTTCCGCTTGCTGATGCATGGGTGAGTGCCACGGCATGGGCTGGCATGTGGTTATTGGCCAAACGCAAGATCGAGAACTGGATATTACTCAACATCAGTAATGCCTTCGCCATTCCGTTACTGCTGTATAAAGAGCTTCCGCTGTATGCTGCATTGACTTTGTTCTTATTCGTCATTGCCATCTTCGGTTATATTGATTGGAATAAAACCCTCAAACAACAAACACATGCACCTGCAGTTGAATAA
- a CDS encoding MEDS domain-containing protein, with amino-acid sequence MPSNSANEGDQLELRSSGIEVLGELPWGSHFCNFFESKEDLLQILVPYFKAGLLSNEYCLWITSDPVSVEDAYDALRNEMHDFDDYQKNQQIVILSHTDWYLKDQTFVPDIVINGWYEQLNLSLTKGFDGMRVSGNEAWLERDMWKNFIDYERSLNDSLKEHRMIVLCTYPLDKCDAQAVFDVSQVHEIAVSKRKGNWEIVEVPAIKKTKSQLASDKKELEEKVTERTKELSLINSKLIQEIEQHKRTRDTLLRTEARLRTVFDVTDTAYLLLESDLTILLFNHRAADYVKKVFSWYLKTGDNIQDFLTADRKLLLADRVQRAVKGEQVTFETRYDLADNLSFWYDIRLFPIPNEEKEIFGLVLACTDITERKQLEIQLEQERMERQLQITDAVITAEENERQEIGRELHDNIQQILASARLFLSMINKENSSEPPFLYQRQTDELISTAIHEIRNLSHSMITPFMEKTTLKEAIEKVIYNITSTSDIKINLETAGLDEEKLSEKLRLTVYRIIQEQFSNILKYAKASAVSLNIVQDDEQLTLTIQDNGIGFDTSKKATGIGLMNIKARASLFNGEVTIRSSPGQGFALSVVMKLS; translated from the coding sequence ATGCCCAGCAATTCAGCAAATGAGGGCGATCAGCTTGAACTTAGAAGTTCAGGGATAGAAGTTCTGGGAGAACTACCATGGGGTTCACATTTTTGTAATTTTTTTGAATCAAAAGAAGACCTGCTGCAAATACTTGTTCCCTATTTCAAAGCCGGGTTACTCAGTAATGAATACTGTCTATGGATCACCTCCGATCCTGTATCGGTAGAAGATGCTTACGACGCATTGCGAAATGAAATGCACGACTTTGATGACTATCAAAAAAATCAACAGATCGTTATTCTTTCCCACACCGACTGGTATTTGAAAGACCAAACATTTGTACCGGATATTGTGATCAATGGCTGGTATGAACAATTGAACTTATCATTGACCAAAGGATTTGATGGCATGCGTGTAAGCGGCAACGAGGCCTGGCTCGAACGGGACATGTGGAAAAATTTCATCGACTATGAACGAAGCCTGAACGACAGCCTCAAAGAGCATCGTATGATTGTGCTTTGTACCTATCCTCTTGACAAATGTGATGCACAGGCAGTATTTGATGTATCGCAGGTACACGAGATAGCCGTGTCGAAAAGAAAAGGCAATTGGGAAATTGTAGAAGTGCCGGCAATCAAAAAAACAAAATCGCAACTGGCAAGCGATAAAAAAGAACTGGAAGAAAAAGTAACAGAACGTACGAAGGAACTTTCACTGATCAACTCAAAATTGATACAGGAAATAGAACAGCACAAACGAACCCGTGATACACTACTGCGAACTGAAGCCCGGCTCCGCACAGTATTTGACGTAACTGATACTGCTTACTTATTACTTGAATCCGACTTGACCATTCTTCTTTTTAACCACCGTGCAGCCGATTATGTGAAAAAGGTATTTTCCTGGTATTTGAAAACGGGAGACAATATTCAAGATTTTCTTACAGCCGACAGGAAATTGCTTCTTGCAGACAGAGTACAAAGAGCAGTAAAAGGAGAACAAGTAACATTTGAAACAAGGTATGATCTTGCAGATAATTTGTCGTTCTGGTATGATATCAGACTTTTTCCGATCCCCAATGAGGAGAAAGAAATATTTGGTCTTGTGCTTGCATGTACAGATATCACAGAACGAAAGCAATTAGAAATTCAGCTCGAACAAGAAAGAATGGAACGGCAACTGCAGATCACTGATGCTGTTATAACTGCAGAAGAAAACGAACGGCAGGAAATAGGCCGTGAACTGCACGATAATATTCAACAGATACTGGCCAGCGCCCGCCTCTTTCTTTCGATGATCAATAAAGAGAACAGTTCGGAACCACCTTTTTTATACCAGCGACAAACAGATGAATTGATTTCGACTGCTATTCATGAGATCAGAAATTTATCGCACTCCATGATCACTCCGTTTATGGAGAAAACGACGTTGAAGGAGGCCATTGAAAAAGTGATCTACAACATCACAAGTACCAGCGACATAAAAATAAATCTGGAAACTGCCGGGTTGGATGAAGAGAAGCTGTCTGAAAAGCTACGGCTCACTGTGTATCGGATTATCCAGGAGCAGTTCAGCAATATTTTGAAATACGCAAAAGCGTCTGCAGTATCGTTGAACATTGTGCAGGATGATGAGCAACTAACATTAACGATACAGGATAATGGTATAGGTTTCGACACATCAAAAAAAGCAACGGGTATCGGGCTGATGAATATCAAAGCAAGGGCTTCTCTTTTTAACGGAGAGGTTACGATCCGTTCTTCACCGGGACAGGGCTTTGCGTTATCTGTTGTAATGAAGCTTAGCTGA
- a CDS encoding pullulanase X25 domain-containing protein, with protein MKAILLKLIVLWSALSIATQGKSQNLLADGGFNTTTSITAFYTDPVPYYTWSSWQNGGTNINAVVEAGVCHYYLSNAGSSSWEVQLDQWGFVLTQNMRYRLSFDVKADANRSFGVYVGENGGGWTNLNAGNYNQTATTNWQTKTMEFDATVVFPLHKLSFEMGGQNIGMYFDNVLLQQIGAATPPLVIIAGNFQSELGCSSDWMPDCNTTALTYNNSTGLYSGTLNIPAGCYQYKVTVGGSWAINYGDQGIAGGANISLAVPVTGAVSFTYDPATHLVTTSPYASGFSSYCLPQVVLAGSMQNELGCSGDWDPACVNSKLTFNTTSGLFEGTFMIPAGCYEYRVVENGDWVTNFGRYGNPADPNYLLSVPGSTTQVKFTYNPVTHMVQSLYNSFVCQPNAVTIVGSFQSELGCSGDWQAGCINTGLQFDAAAQSWVDTFFIPAGKWEFKVILNNSWVENYGMYGQLNGDNYVLDVCFPSNVIFRYNHDGHWVNTQFITNGVCVTKVYDPNINGYTDYGEQLMQGISFTITGNGFTQSAVTNSEGRVAFTGMPNGEYMIKETIPAGYYTTIADSQMVYVYDGMATVNFGNVCLGAGGAKGMGYWMNKQGEAAVKAAFKMDQVLWELRNLNLRNADGGSFDPYLFSDYRNWLQNANAKNMSHMLSAQLSVMYLNYLMGYVDAGRYVYTPGCGFWSGKFMNVNVLMWYTNYYLQFTPSSTGNDPERSYLECLKDALDHANNNLTFVQLQPCGATAPARVTEEPVIARVNALKIWPNPSNSSFTLRFSDAAVNEPVQIRVLDVTGKQVYTVKGFANTDYRFGEQFKPGVYLVELIRSNERSTMKLVKQ; from the coding sequence ATGAAAGCAATTTTACTAAAGCTGATTGTTTTGTGGAGTGCTTTGTCTATTGCAACGCAGGGCAAGTCTCAGAACTTATTAGCAGATGGCGGTTTTAATACCACTACATCCATTACAGCATTTTACACAGATCCTGTTCCATATTATACCTGGAGCAGTTGGCAAAATGGAGGAACAAACATCAATGCAGTAGTAGAAGCAGGTGTTTGTCATTACTATCTGTCCAATGCAGGCAGCAGCTCATGGGAAGTGCAATTAGACCAATGGGGTTTTGTACTGACGCAAAACATGCGTTACCGTTTAAGCTTTGATGTAAAAGCAGATGCCAATCGCAGTTTTGGTGTATATGTAGGAGAAAATGGAGGAGGATGGACAAATCTCAACGCCGGTAATTATAATCAGACAGCAACCACAAACTGGCAAACCAAAACAATGGAGTTTGATGCAACAGTTGTATTTCCATTACACAAATTAAGTTTTGAAATGGGCGGGCAAAATATTGGGATGTATTTTGATAATGTACTGTTGCAACAAATTGGAGCAGCAACTCCACCGCTGGTAATTATAGCAGGAAACTTTCAAAGTGAGTTAGGTTGCAGCAGCGATTGGATGCCGGATTGTAATACGACAGCCTTAACCTATAACAACAGCACCGGTTTGTATAGTGGTACATTAAATATACCCGCCGGTTGTTATCAATACAAAGTAACAGTTGGAGGTAGCTGGGCAATCAATTATGGCGACCAAGGCATTGCAGGTGGGGCAAACATCAGTTTAGCTGTACCCGTTACAGGAGCTGTTTCATTTACATACGATCCCGCTACACATCTTGTTACCACATCGCCTTATGCAAGTGGTTTTTCCTCTTATTGTTTGCCACAGGTGGTACTCGCAGGTTCAATGCAAAATGAATTGGGTTGCAGTGGCGATTGGGATCCTGCATGTGTAAATTCAAAACTTACGTTTAATACGACAAGCGGTTTGTTTGAAGGAACATTTATGATACCCGCAGGTTGTTATGAATACAGGGTTGTAGAAAACGGCGACTGGGTAACAAATTTCGGCCGGTATGGAAACCCTGCCGATCCGAACTATTTACTGTCCGTTCCGGGCAGCACAACACAGGTAAAGTTTACCTACAATCCAGTTACACATATGGTGCAATCGCTGTATAACAGTTTCGTATGTCAGCCAAATGCTGTTACAATTGTAGGTAGTTTTCAGAGTGAACTTGGTTGCAGTGGCGATTGGCAGGCCGGTTGTATTAACACGGGTTTGCAGTTTGATGCTGCTGCTCAATCATGGGTTGATACGTTTTTTATTCCGGCAGGTAAATGGGAATTTAAAGTAATACTCAATAATTCATGGGTTGAAAATTATGGTATGTATGGTCAGTTGAACGGCGATAATTATGTGCTGGATGTTTGTTTCCCATCAAATGTTATTTTCCGTTATAATCATGACGGTCATTGGGTAAATACACAATTTATAACAAATGGTGTTTGCGTAACAAAAGTGTACGATCCGAATATAAACGGATATACTGATTATGGTGAACAACTGATGCAGGGTATTTCTTTTACTATTACAGGTAACGGATTTACGCAATCAGCTGTTACAAACAGCGAAGGAAGAGTTGCCTTTACCGGAATGCCGAACGGGGAATATATGATCAAAGAAACTATACCTGCAGGTTACTATACAACGATTGCTGATTCGCAAATGGTTTACGTGTATGATGGTATGGCAACTGTAAACTTTGGTAATGTGTGCTTAGGAGCAGGAGGAGCAAAGGGCATGGGTTACTGGATGAATAAACAAGGTGAAGCTGCTGTGAAAGCTGCGTTCAAAATGGATCAGGTTTTATGGGAATTACGCAATCTGAATTTACGTAATGCAGATGGTGGTTCATTTGATCCATATTTGTTTTCTGATTACAGAAACTGGTTACAGAATGCAAATGCAAAAAATATGTCGCACATGTTGTCTGCACAGCTCTCTGTTATGTATTTGAATTATCTGATGGGATATGTTGATGCAGGAAGGTACGTCTATACACCGGGTTGCGGTTTCTGGAGCGGGAAGTTTATGAATGTGAATGTATTGATGTGGTATACGAATTATTACCTGCAATTCACTCCTTCATCAACAGGTAATGATCCTGAGCGGTCTTATCTTGAGTGTTTGAAAGATGCATTGGATCATGCAAATAATAATTTGACATTTGTGCAACTGCAACCATGCGGAGCAACAGCACCTGCACGTGTAACAGAGGAGCCTGTTATTGCAAGAGTGAATGCTTTGAAAATATGGCCAAACCCAAGCAACAGTTCCTTTACATTGCGCTTTTCAGATGCTGCTGTAAACGAGCCGGTGCAAATCAGAGTATTAGATGTAACCGGTAAACAGGTTTATACAGTAAAAGGTTTTGCAAATACCGATTATCGTTTTGGGGAGCAGTTTAAACCGGGAGTTTATTTAGTTGAACTGATAAGAAGTAATGAACGCAGTACAATGAAATTGGTAAAACAATAA
- a CDS encoding acyl-CoA dehydrogenase family protein: MHLQLNKKEIAEIKRLCSISEQKGALTPALLNIIYKKKWFKLFIPKAQGGLALNLVDALQLEEQLAYIDGSLAWTVTLCSGANFFAGFMEQEKIGKLFHVNKICMGGSGAATGIATQTKDGYTVTGRWKYATGTPHLTHFTANCIIHKNGKPVLQEDGTALIRSFYFKRSEVKIHHEWKAMGLKATASHSYSVKKLKVKAERSFMIDAAHATLDHPIYTYPFMPFAETTLAVNTLGMVCHLLDEAATVFLQKKPNPVAFQQADAALQTARQEISKMRIAFYNIVEQSWNELITKKKISAKTTKQISTISRKLVKLCRSHAAEVYPYCGLSATTQPSELNRVFRDLFTASQHALLTYGK; this comes from the coding sequence ATGCACCTGCAGTTGAATAAAAAAGAGATCGCTGAAATAAAACGTCTTTGTTCTATTTCGGAACAGAAAGGGGCATTAACGCCTGCGTTGTTAAACATCATCTACAAAAAGAAATGGTTCAAGTTATTTATTCCAAAAGCGCAGGGTGGACTTGCTTTGAATTTAGTTGATGCATTACAACTGGAAGAACAGTTGGCATACATCGATGGCAGTCTTGCCTGGACGGTTACACTCTGCTCAGGTGCTAATTTCTTTGCGGGCTTTATGGAGCAGGAAAAAATTGGCAAACTGTTTCATGTAAATAAGATCTGTATGGGTGGAAGCGGAGCAGCCACAGGAATTGCCACGCAAACAAAGGATGGATATACAGTAACAGGCAGATGGAAGTATGCAACAGGTACACCGCATCTCACACATTTTACAGCCAACTGCATCATTCATAAAAACGGCAAACCTGTTTTGCAGGAAGATGGTACTGCATTGATCCGTTCGTTTTATTTCAAACGCAGTGAAGTGAAGATTCATCACGAATGGAAAGCAATGGGCTTGAAAGCAACCGCCAGTCACAGTTACAGTGTAAAGAAATTAAAAGTAAAAGCTGAGCGTAGTTTCATGATTGATGCTGCACATGCCACACTGGATCATCCCATCTATACTTATCCGTTTATGCCTTTTGCGGAAACAACATTAGCAGTAAATACGTTGGGCATGGTTTGTCATTTACTCGATGAAGCCGCAACTGTCTTTTTACAAAAGAAACCGAACCCTGTTGCTTTTCAACAAGCCGATGCTGCACTGCAAACAGCCCGGCAGGAGATCAGTAAGATGCGTATTGCTTTTTATAATATCGTTGAGCAATCCTGGAATGAACTCATTACTAAGAAAAAGATCTCTGCAAAAACAACAAAGCAGATCAGTACAATCAGCAGGAAATTGGTAAAGCTTTGCAGAAGCCATGCAGCAGAGGTTTATCCTTATTGCGGATTATCAGCAACAACACAGCCATCAGAACTCAACCGTGTGTTCAGGGATTTGTTTACAGCCAGTCAGCATGCGTTGTTGACGTATGGGAAATAG